In Nocardia terpenica, the genomic window CACGAAGACATCGCCGAAGACCAACAATTCCTCGCCGCTATGGCCGCCGGCTCCGAGGCCAGCGCGGTGGCCGACGAAGCCGATCAGGGGCGGCTGCGCGCCAGCGTCGTCGCCGAACAGATCCTCGCCGTCCACGCCGATACCCGCGACAACACCTACACCGACGACCTCGGCGAACCGTCACCGGTGACCGGCGGCCTGCAAATCGTGTTCTGCGACCGTGCCACACCCAAGACCGATCGCGCCCAGTGGACGATCTACCAGGCCATCAAAGACGAACTCGTCGCGGGTGGCATGGAACCCGACGGTATCCGCTTCATCCACGACTACCGCAACGCCGCAGCGAAGGCCAACCTGTTCGCCGACTGCCGCGCCGGGAAAGTCTCGGTACTGTTCGGCTCGACCGAGAAGATGGGAACTGGAGCCAATATCCAGACCAGGGCCGTGGCGCTGCATCACGTCGACGTGCCTTGGCGCCCCGCGGACCTGGAACAGCGCGAAGGCCGAATTATCCGCCAGCACAACCAGAACCCCTCGGTGCGGATCTTCTGCTACATCGCCGAGCGAACCTTCGACACCTATATGTGGCAGGTGTTGGAGCGCAAGGCGTTCTTCATCGAACGACTCAAACGCGCCGACCGCTCCGCCCGCCGCGTGCAAGACCTCGGCGCCGACAGCCTCGCCGAGAACGCCGCCATGATCAAGGCCATCGCCACCGGCGACGACCGCTACATCCGCCAGATCGAACTCCAATCCGCCGTCGCCGACTTGCAAGCCGAACAAGACGCCTACTTCTCCGCCGCCCGCAGCGCCGAACGCGAACACCAAACCCTGCAAGCAGCCATCCCCGGCCACCGGAGGGCCATCGCTGCCCTCGAATCCGCCCTCGCCGACGCCGAGAAACACCACCAAGACGGCACCACCCCACCCACCACCGTGCACGGCACCACCTACACCGAACGGACCGACGCCTCCCGGGCACTGGTCGAAACCCTCCGCCAAGCCGCCGGACGGCTCCACAACCGCCCAGTCGACGAAGCGATCACCGTCGCCACCATCGCAGGGCTCGATATCGAAGTCCGGTACAGCACAAGCAATTCCGAGCTATACCTCAAACCCGTCGGCCTCGCGGTCACGCCCCGCGCGATCGAGCACGAGAAGCTCTACCTCGACCCGAAGAAACAGCAGGGCCTCACCGCCGAGGAACGCGACAAAGCCTTCGGCCAGCTGGCCTCGGGCCTCATGACCCGCGTCGAAAACCTCGTCAACGACCTCCCCAAGGCGCTCGAGGAACGACGCTGGCGACTCCACCTCGACACCGACCGGCTCCAGCAACTCGACACCGAACCGCCCACGGGATTCGATCGCCTCGGCGAACTCAAGGCCATGTACGACGAACTCGACCAGCTCGAACGGCAACTCCGCCACGAAGCAACCAGCCCAGAAGCCATCGCCCGCCGCGAAGCACTCGAACAGCGACTCGCCGCCAAAGGACGCCACCGCGGCTGGAGCCTGATGCTCAACGCCACACCCGCACTCTGCCACCAACTCGGCCTCGACTCACCGGCGCAGGTCCGCGCCCTCATGGCCCAACATGCAGACGAGGCATGTCTCGAGAAAATAGAACAATACAAGGCCGAACGGCCCAACGGGCGACCACCCGTAGACCGCGACCGGAATGGCCGAAGCGTATCCGAAGGCGCAGTCGTCGTGGCTCTCGTTGCGAAATCGCAGTGCCACGAGGTGATCGGCCCAGTGCAACACCCCGTGCACGACGCAACAGTAATTCCGTTTCGAACGCAAAACCGTGGCACCGAACTCGATAGCTAGATTCACCCGATTCTCTCGACACTCACATGAAAGCGGACAGTAGTCTTGTTGTGAGCGAACCACACCGTGACGTGCTGCAAGCCCATTTTTCCGTACAGGGCGGCCTGAATGTCGATACGGTCGTCCAGCCTGCCGACCACCACCCCGCACGATCCCCGATCCCGCCCCCGCAGAGTCATCGGCGGTGGACGGCGGCGAGGTCGGCGAGGAGTGTGATCGTGGAGCTCAGCAGCCGGTTGTCGTGGCGGATGATCTGTCGCAGGGTGGTGTGGGCGTCGTGGTCGTATCGCAGACCTTCGAGGAAGTGGCAAGCTGTCCGCGTCCGGGCGACAGAACACCCTCGCCGCCGCGCTCAAGGAGTACGGGCCCTGCGGCGCACCGTCTACCGCCCGCTCCCTGTCCGATTCGGACTATCGGCGCAAGATCTCCCGCCAACTCAACAAGGGCGAATCCTTGCGCCGGACCCTTCGACCGCAGCCCCTGCTCACCACCGACCGACCACGCCTTACGCCACCGTTGCACCGACCGCACACCGACTCGCAGCCTCTTGGCGATCACCGCGTTGTCCACGTCCCGGGCGAAGTCCTGCGCAGCCTGCAACCGCAACCGCTCCCTGAACTTTCGACGCCCAGCGGTCAACCCACCGCCTTGCGGGTACTTCACCCAACAGGTGTACCCCGTTCGGCCCGCATCGGCGTCAAGCCCGGCGACATCACGAATTCAGCCGCTGTCGTCCACCTGATCGTTGGTCTGGGGGAAAACGATCGGCCGCTCACCGGCGTTGACGAGATCCTCTGCTGCACGGACTACGAGAGTGCTCTTGTCGGCTCCGGGTGGTGAGTCGACGACCACTGCCTTGTAGTTGGGGTTGGCGAGGTCGGCCAGGACGGCCGCGGTGGCGGCCGCCTACTATTTCTGAACCGGCTGGCGCCGGAGCGGGCCACCCGTGGTGTGGGCGCCTGGAGTCCGTCGTCAGCGGAATCAGGATGGAGAATGTTCGAGTCACCCGCTCTGGGCGATCGACTCTATTCGCGGATTAGCGATCTTCTGATAATCGACGGTATCGAGTGCCAATGAACGATCCAGACGCGCCGCATTGAAGAATATTTCCTCGTGTGTAAGTAGATTGTGATCGACAATCAGCTCCATTTGGTCGGTGAATGTGAATGGCAGCACCGTTCCGCTGACGCTGCCCGCCAGGTCCTCGGCAGTTGTCACGGGCGCGAAATACGCGCGGGTGCCCCCGTACATTCGCCGGATGCTCTCGAAATCGACCCTATCCACACCTGAAACGACCGCGAGAACGTGCGCTGGTGCGGCACTCTTTTGCTTGACTGCGACCACAATGCTCTTGGCTGCGGCGGCGAGTGCATGTCCGCGGAGTTCACTCGCGATTGCGGTCACCCCCTCGGGTTCGTGATCGATGATTCGATACCGCGCCCGATGATATTTGAGTAGCTGGATGAGTTTTCGGTAGGTGTTGTTCTGCGTTTCCATGTGTCCCTCCGGCTATCTCAGGATCAAGCGCTGCCGGAAGCGCTCACTGTTGATCACACCGCGGGTATGTGAACCTGCAAGAATGACTGTTTCCCCGTCCTCGGCAGAAACATCGAAGCGCAGTCGGCTGCCGTCGACGTCGACTAGGGTCGCGTTGATGCTGATGGTGTTGCCCTCAACTGAGGGAGCTAGGTGACTTGAGTCGTGCGCGATGCCGACAGTCATCCAGCCGGGTACCACGTACGGTTCCACCGCGCGCATGGCTGCGAGCTCCGACAGCCACAGCAATACCGGAGTCGACAGGACAGGTAGGTCGTTGCCCCAGCGCATCGCCGTGTCCTTCTCTGTCACGGTATGTTCGACAGTGACGGTTTGATTCAGTGCAGCTTCGAAATTTCCGAGGCGATTGACGGCGGTCATACGGAAACCTCTTCCCTGAGTTTGATAAGTTGCTGGAAAACATTCTTTCGCTGCATCTCCGATGTCCCGCCTGCAATCAGAGGACCGAGACCGTCGAGGAGTCTTCGTGAATACTGACCGTTCATATACCCAAGATGGCCGAGAATCCGAAAGAGGTGTTCGGTGGAATTGTGCAAGGTCTCCGAACCGTGATATTTGGCGATGGAGCATCGGAGATTGGCCTGTGGATCCTCAGCAAGCAACGATTCCAATGCCGCATATGCCATCCAGCGACTGGTTTCGATACCGAATTTGATATCAGTTATCCTTGATTGAACGTATTGATAATCCGCGATGGGCTGCTTGAACGCCACCCTTTCGAACGAATAATTGATAACATCAGACAGTACTGGCTCAAGGTAGGCCGAGGCCAGCACTCCGTACAGCAGCCGGTCGAGACTGATCGTGTTGTAGATGATCGACAGCCCCTCGCCAACACCCCCGATAACGGCGGATTCTGGAACTTCGACTTCGTGCAACGTGAAGGGGCCCGTCGGGCTGGTTCGATTGCCGATCATGTCCTCCGGTTTCCCGTGCTCTACTCCTGGATTGGCCATATCCACCATGAAGAGAGTAATATCACGTGAGCCTACCTCGGGAATTCGCCCGAGGATCATGGCCAGATCGGCAATCGGACCGTTGGTTACATGGTCCTTGGCTCCAGACAGTACGTATCCGCCCGGTGCCGACACCGCGCAGGTCGTGACGCCCGAGACGTCAGAGCCGCCCCGAGTTTCGGTAAGGGCGGTGGCACCCACTTTTCCCGATGTCAGTGGCGGCAGGAATTCTGCGATCTGATCTGTAGTGCCGTAATAGAGCAGCGAGCGAATCAATCCTGCCTGTGCCACCATTGACAGCGAGAATCCAAGGTCGCGCCCACCCTGGGCCAGCCCTTCGAAGGCGGCGACGAAATCCCACCAGCTGCCACCCGCACCATCCCAGCATTTCGGGACGGCCAGTTTCCACACTCCCTCGGTAGCGATCTCGAGCCAGGATTCACGGTCGAGCTCGCCGCGCTCGTAGCAAATATCGGAGCGCTTCGCGATAGTAGCTTCGCCGAGAGCCTGATAGTATTCGCGAATAGATGACGACGGGCCGAACATCAGCTATTTGTCCTCTCCGCATGAAAATCCATCACAGTCTGGGTGGCCTTGATGATTAGTTCATCTATATCAGCGCTTGAACTGGTCAAGGGAGGCGCGATCAGGACGGAAGCTGTCCTCGTGTCGACTCCGGCTGGATACAATAGAAGGTCGTGCCGTGCCGCGTGCTCCAGGAACAAATTCCGCGTGCGGGGCCACAATCGGGGGTTGTCGATGATTGGCACGGCGAGCAGGAAACCATCGCCTCGCGGTGTGCCAAGAAAGCGACATTCACTGACCGCATCGGACAACCGCTGCCGCAGGCTTGGCGCGCGGTCGCGCACCGACGCCAGCAGGTCGCCCTCGCGCAATTGCTTGAGGACCGCGACTGCAGTCGCTGCGGCGACGGGACTACCGGCCATGGTGTGGCCGAATGTGCCCAGATCCGGTTGATCCTCAAGGGTTTCGGCGATGCTGGGTCGGACCAGCACAGCGCCTATCGGATAATAGCCAGCGCCTAACCCCTTGCTCGCGGCGACGATATCCGGAGCCAGACCATTCTGCATCGACGGCATCCAGTGACCGAGACGCCCGAAGCCCGTCATCACCTCGTCGGCGATGACTACAGCCCCTACTTCGTTTGCAGCGCGACGAATCCCGCGTAAGGTGCCTTCTGGACAGACCGCCGCGCCTGAGGAAGCACCTCCGACCGGTTCGACAACGACAGCCGCTAATTCGTCCCCGATCTCCGAGATCGCCGCTTGCCATTCGGACAGCCCCGCCCGCTCGTCGCGATCGCCAGTCGCCTCGACATGCCGGAATATCTCGCGATCGGGGGCGGGCACAGTACCTAGCGCCCGCCAGCGCACTGGATGCCCCGAAGTACTCAAGGCCGCGTACGTAATTCCGTGATAGCTGGGGATTTCGGCGAGTACGACCCTGCGACGGATATCGCCGCGCGCATAATGATAGCACCACGCCACGCGCTGAGCCTGCTCAAGGGCCTCCGAGCCGGAGTTCGTGAACAGATGATGGGTGAAGGAATTACCGAACAGGTTGTGGAGAGCTTCATGTAGTTCTTCGAGCGGCTCTGTCGTGCACTGCGCCCGATAGGCGAACGCAATGGTGTCGAGCTGCCGCTTCATGGCCTCAAGGACCAACCGATTACCGTGTCCGACATTCACATTGACCGCGCCCGAGCATGCATCGAGTATTTGCTGACCATCCTCGGTTACAAGGTGGCTGCCGTGACCGGAGGCAATTTTCATTTTTCCGAATATAGATTGAGTGTTCGACATTCTAGTACCACCTCATTACTACAGCCCCTGTCGTCATTCCGCCTCCTATCGCCGCCAGCAGGACTAGATCGCCGCGATGCAACGGCGTTGTACCATGACTTCGGAAGAGCGTCATTGGAACGGATGCAGCTGCGGTATTCCCAATCCTATCGCCGCTGAACGCTATCCGATCGCGATCGATACCTAGTTGAGAACCGATTCGTTCCACCATACGCACATTGCCCTGATGGATGATCACCCGATCGATATCGCCGAGCCGGACTCCGGCTATATCCGCGGCCTCATTCACCGCCTTCGGCAACGTCGCCGACGCATACTCAAGGACTTTCCCGCCCTGCATCCGGAAGCGGTCGTCGCCATTGCACAGGGTGGCCGCACTACAAGGTAGCGCGGAACCACCCGCCGGGACTTCGACGTAATCCGCTGTTGCACCGTCGGCCGACAGTGCGTAACCGATTATCCCGAAACTATCCGGAACGGCTGACAGTACGACCGCACCGGCTCCATCGCCGAATAATGAGACGGTTCGACGGTCACGGCGATCCATTATTCGCGAATACACATCCGCCCCCACACAGATCGCCGCGTGACAGCGAGGATCGATCGCAAGATGGTTGGCGGCCAGCACCAGTCCATAGATAAACCCGCAACACACGGCATTGATATCGAAAGCGGGGCACTGACTCAGTCCCGCTTT contains:
- a CDS encoding acyl-CoA dehydrogenase family protein — translated: MFGPSSSIREYYQALGEATIAKRSDICYERGELDRESWLEIATEGVWKLAVPKCWDGAGGSWWDFVAAFEGLAQGGRDLGFSLSMVAQAGLIRSLLYYGTTDQIAEFLPPLTSGKVGATALTETRGGSDVSGVTTCAVSAPGGYVLSGAKDHVTNGPIADLAMILGRIPEVGSRDITLFMVDMANPGVEHGKPEDMIGNRTSPTGPFTLHEVEVPESAVIGGVGEGLSIIYNTISLDRLLYGVLASAYLEPVLSDVINYSFERVAFKQPIADYQYVQSRITDIKFGIETSRWMAYAALESLLAEDPQANLRCSIAKYHGSETLHNSTEHLFRILGHLGYMNGQYSRRLLDGLGPLIAGGTSEMQRKNVFQQLIKLREEVSV
- a CDS encoding thioesterase family protein translates to MTAVNRLGNFEAALNQTVTVEHTVTEKDTAMRWGNDLPVLSTPVLLWLSELAAMRAVEPYVVPGWMTVGIAHDSSHLAPSVEGNTISINATLVDVDGSRLRFDVSAEDGETVILAGSHTRGVINSERFRQRLILR
- a CDS encoding aminotransferase class III-fold pyridoxal phosphate-dependent enzyme, yielding MSNTQSIFGKMKIASGHGSHLVTEDGQQILDACSGAVNVNVGHGNRLVLEAMKRQLDTIAFAYRAQCTTEPLEELHEALHNLFGNSFTHHLFTNSGSEALEQAQRVAWCYHYARGDIRRRVVLAEIPSYHGITYAALSTSGHPVRWRALGTVPAPDREIFRHVEATGDRDERAGLSEWQAAISEIGDELAAVVVEPVGGASSGAAVCPEGTLRGIRRAANEVGAVVIADEVMTGFGRLGHWMPSMQNGLAPDIVAASKGLGAGYYPIGAVLVRPSIAETLEDQPDLGTFGHTMAGSPVAAATAVAVLKQLREGDLLASVRDRAPSLRQRLSDAVSECRFLGTPRGDGFLLAVPIIDNPRLWPRTRNLFLEHAARHDLLLYPAGVDTRTASVLIAPPLTSSSADIDELIIKATQTVMDFHAERTNS
- a CDS encoding YbaK/EbsC family protein, producing METQNNTYRKLIQLLKYHRARYRIIDHEPEGVTAIASELRGHALAAAAKSIVVAVKQKSAAPAHVLAVVSGVDRVDFESIRRMYGGTRAYFAPVTTAEDLAGSVSGTVLPFTFTDQMELIVDHNLLTHEEIFFNAARLDRSLALDTVDYQKIANPRIESIAQSG
- a CDS encoding ketoacyl-ACP synthase III, with the protein product MGIGIIGIGEYSPRVPIGNDQISRWASVDQNWIVERTGINNRYYAKTDQATSDLAAAAVRDAVAASTVSSSEIGFLVVATSAPDQPLPATAVHVQRKAGLSQCPAFDINAVCCGFIYGLVLAANHLAIDPRCHAAICVGADVYSRIMDRRDRRTVSLFGDGAGAVVLSAVPDSFGIIGYALSADGATADYVEVPAGGSALPCSAATLCNGDDRFRMQGGKVLEYASATLPKAVNEAADIAGVRLGDIDRVIIHQGNVRMVERIGSQLGIDRDRIAFSGDRIGNTAAASVPMTLFRSHGTTPLHRGDLVLLAAIGGGMTTGAVVMRWY